The genomic DNA TCGATACTGAGACGTCTAGGATCAGGCTTTATTCAACTTAACTCGGATGATGGTACCCGTCGGCTTATTGAGATCGGCTTCAATGATCCCTCCGTAATTTTGAATAAGCTTGGAAGCAATGGCAAGTCCCAAGCCATATCCACCCTTCTCACGGCTCCTGGCTTTGTCCACCCTGTAGAAACGGTCAAAGATCTTCGGCAGATCGGTTTCCGGAATGCCTATTCCTTCATCCTTGACCTCGATGACGACACGATCCCCTTCATCATCCAGGACCATTTCAATCACAGAACCCCTATCTGAATACTTTACGGCATTATCGAATATGATCGTCAGTACTTGTTCAAGATGCCGAGGCTGCATGACAGCCTCCGTGGGGCCGGACAGGCCATCATTCAGTCTGAATGTGTAATCTGTATGAAGGAATTCGAAGTCTCCGAGCACCTTGCCGGCAACCTTACGGACATCCGCACGTACGTTGTTCAGATCCTGCTTTTCACGATCTGCCCTTGATAATTCAAGAAGTTCCCCCACCAGGCGCTTGATCCTCTCCAGCTCTTCCAGCGAGACTTCCAGGGATTCCTCCAGGATGGTCGGATCTTTTTTCCCCCAACGATTAAGGAGGGAAAGGTGGCCTTCAAGCACCTGGATCGGGGTCCTCAGCTCGTGGGAGGCATCCTCTACAAACTGTTGCTGTTGCTGGAACGATTTTTCAATCTGGCTCATCATGGAGTTGAAAATATATGATAATTCCGAGATTTCGTCAGCAGAATCTCCGATATCCACCCTCTCATGAAAGCCCTTCCTTTCGATGGATCGCATCGTTTCAGAGAGGTTATTCAACGGCTTGACGAATTTTCCGGCCATGATATACCCGATGAGCGCGCTGATCAGGAGTGCACCGATCCCGATGATGGACATCATCCAGAATAGATTTCTCATGACGGTTTCATACCGGTTAAGCGGCTGGATGATTTCCACATATCCATTGAATTCACTGGAACGGATCGGAGACCTTCCGATCAGCATCTTCTTGTTTTCAGACTCGATGAGATGAACGGATTTTCCTCTGACCGGCTCGAATGGGACATAGAATGATGTATCACTTTCCCCGCGGATCTCGAGGACCTGGTTCCCTTCTGTATCAAGGATCCTGATTGTTTGATCCTTTTCGGCAATCTGCTTCATGAGATCCTGGCTGTCAAAGATGTCCTGTTTCTGGATATTCGGCCCACGCTGTTTGAAGAAGACGGTGATTTCGTCCAGCACGCGGCCGAAACTGCTCTCTTCTTCATTGATGAGCCATTTATCAATGGCATGATATTGGAAGAAACTGAATAAAAAAAAGGCTAAAAAGATAGCAGAACCAGCCGCCAATGCCCATTTAACCTTTAAAGACGTATGTTTGAACCGATAAACCAGTTTATTCATGATCTCATCACGTAACCGGTGCCCCGTACCGTCTGGATGTAACTGTCATCCCCGGGACCATCAATCTTATTCCGTAAGTACCGGACATAGACGTCTACGACATTTGTTTCGACTTCCGTATCATATCCCCATACCTTGTTCAGGAGCACTTCCCTCGTCAAGACAATATTCTGATTCTCCATGAACGCAAGGAGAAGATCGTACTCCCTCTTCGTCACTTCAATTTCCCTATCGCCTTTCAGCACCTGCCTGGATTCCTTTTTCACAACAAGATCACGATAGGAGAAGCTCGTTTGATGTGAGAGCTGAGCTTCGTTTTCTGACCGGCGGAAAACGGCCCTCAACCTGGCAAGGAGTTCTTCGATGGCAAAAGGTTTGATGATATAATCATCCGCGCCGCTGTCAAGTCCCGAGACCCGGTCCATCACACTGTCACGGGCCGTGATCATGAGAATCGGGGTCGCCTTGACCTGACGGATCCTGCGGCATACTTCCAAACCGCTCAGACTCGGAAGCATGAGATCAAGGAGGATGATATCCCATTCCTGATTCAATGCAAGGTCCAACCCTTCGCGGCCATCATAGGCCTGCCCGATCTCATAGCCTTCATATGTCAATTCAAGCTCGATGAATCGGGACAGATTTTTTTCATCTTCTATTACTAATATTCGTTTCACACCATCACCTGCTCTGCTGCCTTATATTCCTTATTTTAGTCTATTTTTATCAAAAATAAAATCTTGAATGGCATGAATGATTTCTACACCTTGATATGCAAAGAGTGAAATGGCTGTAAGACTGAAGAATAATACAGGTATAAATCGTATCCACATGATTTTTACCTCCTTTGATTTACCAACATTATCTCCCCTCAAGATTAAATTTCCATGAGAATGAGATGAATTTTCTTTAACATAGAAAGAAAGATTTTCGAGGTCATCTTAGTTTACATAATAATATTATAAAATATCTATGTTAGTTGTCCGTTCTACAGTGGTACAGTACATATATGGTTCATATATACAATACATAAGGGGGGCTGATCATGATCTGGTTGATTGCATG from Rossellomorea marisflavi includes the following:
- a CDS encoding HAMP domain-containing sensor histidine kinase, which encodes MNKLVYRFKHTSLKVKWALAAGSAIFLAFFLFSFFQYHAIDKWLINEEESSFGRVLDEITVFFKQRGPNIQKQDIFDSQDLMKQIAEKDQTIRILDTEGNQVLEIRGESDTSFYVPFEPVRGKSVHLIESENKKMLIGRSPIRSSEFNGYVEIIQPLNRYETVMRNLFWMMSIIGIGALLISALIGYIMAGKFVKPLNNLSETMRSIERKGFHERVDIGDSADEISELSYIFNSMMSQIEKSFQQQQQFVEDASHELRTPIQVLEGHLSLLNRWGKKDPTILEESLEVSLEELERIKRLVGELLELSRADREKQDLNNVRADVRKVAGKVLGDFEFLHTDYTFRLNDGLSGPTEAVMQPRHLEQVLTIIFDNAVKYSDRGSVIEMVLDDEGDRVVIEVKDEGIGIPETDLPKIFDRFYRVDKARSREKGGYGLGLAIASKLIQNYGGIIEADLNKPTGTIIRVKLNKA
- a CDS encoding response regulator transcription factor, giving the protein MKRILVIEDEKNLSRFIELELTYEGYEIGQAYDGREGLDLALNQEWDIILLDLMLPSLSGLEVCRRIRQVKATPILMITARDSVMDRVSGLDSGADDYIIKPFAIEELLARLRAVFRRSENEAQLSHQTSFSYRDLVVKKESRQVLKGDREIEVTKREYDLLLAFMENQNIVLTREVLLNKVWGYDTEVETNVVDVYVRYLRNKIDGPGDDSYIQTVRGTGYVMRS